atcataaatttatcttaataaaaaagtttaaaaaataaaagtaaaatttaaaaaacaattttttttttttttttaaataaaggtGATAGGCCTCCCTCACATAGGGGAGAAACGGATCCTccccatttcaaatgaaatggagaggagccagTTAGTGCATATAGGAGGGGTAATAtggtcattttattttgtttaaccATTTTACCCCTCCTAGATACACTATGGGCATGTTTGGAATTGTGTCGGAAAATAGAGCTTTTTAGTCAaaaagagctttttttttttttttttttttttgaggtttttaaCAAACACACATTTATGCTTTCCCAACTTTCTATGtactaaaaattcttgttaaCCTTCTTAACGCAATTACAAGCATATCCTTATTTTTACTTGACACTGACTTTAATAtactaaaaacactttttaaactttttaacgCAATTTTAATCAAACTTGAAGCATAGCCGCTTTTTACTAAAGTTATagcctttttacttttttgtctttttagcCTTTtaccttcatttttattaatttttaattaatttattttttttactaaaagagCTTGCCTTTATTGTTGTTGCTATAGATTCACATGCTTTATCTCTATAATTACTGCTAATTGACAaatctttttttgcttttttgctgGCATAAGGATGTGTCTGTCGTTGTACAACTCACTTTCACAACCTAAGATATATTGGTGGGACCGATGCATGTGGGTCCCACCATACATGGGTGGAGTATTTTTATCAAGAAGGTGGAGTATTTTCCTAGATTCCTCACTAGATAAGAAAGTAATGTTCTTATTGTAGAAGGAATCAACCATCGTTAATTGATCTACTGTCAATTAATGCTTGAAAAATTACTTGATTAGCAATTCCCCCCATTCAATATCTTCAATAAATCATTCTTCATATGATTGATGAGAACTGTCAACTTGGGATTTATTCATCAAGATTGATGTTCTGATGGCTGCAAATTAAGATCTATCCGATCTTCAagttttttgcattttcaaataaaaagattcttctgattttttgaaattctgaATCTAAAAGTTCCTTTTCTATTAGATAAGTGAgacaaagaaaattatttagagCAAGTTTGAAATTGCATTGGGAAATAGAGTTTTTAAagccaaaacaaattttttagaaaaaattacattttcaagcTTTTCTCAAAAGTTTGTTTTGGCCATTTTtagagtaataataataaacaaaaaaaaaaaaaaaaaaaaaaaatcaaagaagtacttttggaattttttaacAAGCACACTAGGTTTTTGTTTGGCACAAGTTTTTAGATACTAAAAGTACCTTTTCAAACTTCTTAACCCAATCTCAAACATGCTCTCATATGCTGTTTTGAAACATGCTCTCATATGCCGTTTgaactttcttttttggtttaaaatttgGGATTTCCAAACACCATTGAATTCATTGAACATATCGGGATTCCAGgattgtaaaaatatttaacatATAAATAGTCTTGTTTAGAGTGTTCAAGAGTTGGATAACCATATATGATTAGGTTTTTCTTTGAAGATTCCTTCAATTCCATAGAGTTAAAGAAAGCTTGTATAacttgtgttatatatatttatatatatatatatatatatatgccttgtaACATATACCTTTAAAGCAATTAATTTGAGAATGACATTGTCTCCATGATGCAAAGATTCCTGCTTGAAAAGTACTTTTCTTATAATTGATAGCTCCAttttaaatagagaaacaataTATTATGGTTTACATAATAGACTAATTAGGTCTTGACTTTTAGAACTATAACAAATCTAATAAGGAAGGAATCTAACCTTTTATTGGACTATAAAATCTACAGAGATATACACCTTATTGGACTCTAACACGACAtagaaaatatcaaataattatgaTCATATCATTCCCTTCCCCTAACAATTTCTTTGTCCCCAAGAAGAAATTCTAAAACTAAACTACTAGACAATGaaaatcaaataacaataataaagactaaaaaagaaatatccCAATAAACAAAGTCCTAACTTTATCTTGATGCATGTCAGAGACATTTTTTGTAGTTGTTCGGATCATGTGATCTTCTTTtcccatcaatatatatatatgggattgAATgagaagtaaataaataaataaattaccgGATTGAATGAGAAGTAATTATTTAGAACACGTAGAGCATTCTCGCCTCCCACTTGTAGACAGTGCATGGCTCCACCAAGGCCCTGAAATTTTgcacaactatatatatatatatatatatatatatatttataattaagaaCCAAAAACAACTGGAAATTTTCATCCAATCagtagaggaaaaaaaaaaaactgacaaaaCGGTTAGAACCAGACGGTGAGACCGCGAGAGGGTTATATGTGTGACGTGTCACAACAAATTCCAAGTGGTTGGCAATTAATTGTTAAACACGGACATCATCCAGGAACCCCATGTCTGTACAGACTGTACGTGAAAGCTTTGTAAACTTCATCACTGACAGCTAAACGAGAGTAATTAATGACAATAgagaattttatttcttaattcgCCTGAGCGCGCGCTCATCCAATATTCTTCGAGTTCATTAATAATGATATATCATCGATCAGATCAGGCGACAACTTTTCACTGTTTGTTACGTTgaacaagaaaataatgttGATAAAGATGTACGTTCCGTTCAAGTCCGTAGAACAAGAATCAATGCGACATCGAAGTAATTATCTATATATGATGGGAAGTTAaataagacatatatatatatatatatatatatatatatatatatatatatggaaagagaagagatcgatgaagcgcaCCTTACGTAATGTAGCAGTAAGGTCCGCAGGGGCGAATGGGAGTCTGGGACCAGAAGCACGTACGTTCCGAATTGAAAGGCTCAAGCCACTTTCGCATTCTTGATGAGCTGTGGCCAGACATGCAGTTATTATTTGGGGACCAGAGTGAAGCCTTAAAGATCCTTGTGTATTTATGAAATGGGGTTCCATCAAAAATTGTCTTTTAAGACACCTTATAGCTTTTATTAAATGGGTGGAAACTGAGTTTAAATTATGAGGAAAGTACACTTTATCCCCTGATGTATTTACTCATTGGCAATTTGACgcccaatatttaaaaattggtagatgacccccctAATATAACCAACTTTGGCACTTAAAACCTTCTGTTCACTTAATCCATCCAAAGAGACGGAATAGAGGTCACGTGCAATGCACATGACCACTTAAagaccaaaatttcaaaattacccCTTCTTCAAAACGGTGAGTTTGGCCAAGACGTACcgtttaaattaaaaatcaatttctctCTCGCAactccatttctctctctcgctctctctcagaACACCATACCAATGTGGTCTCTCACTGGGAACGTCTGTGCTCCCCAACCAAGCTGCTTATTCTCTCTCAGATGTCACCGCATGCCACCGCCCAGAACGGAACGGGAACGCAGTCACAAGATCGACCCGCTCGCCCGCATCGGTTTCGACAAACATATGGCCTTAATCATGGTCATCCTCGCCAGCGTCTGTTTAGTCATCGGCATCCTCTCTGTATACATGCGGATCTGCACCGACCAAGGCATCCGTGGCCGCCTCAACCTCGCCATCGATGTGGCCAGTTGCGGCTCCGCTGTACTTCTTGAACAAGTCGACGGCGAAGTTGGCGTCTTTGCTGTCGTCGTGCTTGTTCAGGTATGGGGTGGAGTCGTTGAAGGAAATGTCAAGGTTCTCAAACTGCGAAAACGTCAAGGTTCTCAAACTGCCGACTCGCCGGGGGACCCCATGGCCACCTCTACTCTGCTTTACTCTCACGGCAACGCCGCCGATCTGGGCCAGATGTACGAGCTCTTCATTGAACAAAGCATCCACCTCCGTGTCAATCTCATGGGGTACTCTGAATTTGGCCACCTTTTTGGTGCTTTGCTCTCATGGTTTGGTCAGTTTTGGCATCTGAGTGTTTGAAAATTTGAGCTTTTTGTGCTTTGTTCTTACTGAGAACGAGAGACTTAGCTTCCATTCCCTCACGTTGCCAAAACCAGAGGACGAGAGACTCAGTCGCGCGGCCGCCATATCGATCCACCCCAACGCCTGCACAAAATCCACATTTGGTTGTCATAACGCGCGAAAcacaaccaaacaaaataaacttggttttttttatgttgtacGTTGCTACCAACCCGACAGGTATAATAATCTCCAAGGTGGTACTGTctgaaggaaaataaataaataaattcacatacgtttgaaatttttgtacttCGTACGTGCCATGTAACTCGATTTCGTACTTACACATGATTTTGCATGTGCATGCAATGACCCATTTTTGTTATGGTACAGAGCTACTATAGCGTGTATGGAGGCCATTAACATTcctctgttcacctctgttttacCCAACCAAAACAGAGGCCAACACTGTCAACAATATTTTCGGTTACCCCTCATGTTCAGCATGCATGGGTAATGGGTTATCCATCAAACTTGTGATTTTATAGACAATTATTGGATGGACCATCTTCCCAGGCTATGTCGCAACGGAAACATTGTCATTGGTGTATGACAAGTTGTTGGCTTATAACAAGGTAATTCTATCGAAGGCCCCTCGTGGAACTATCATATGCCACGGTCgatctcttcctcttcccacTGAACTAGAGTTCATGCGAAGGTCAAATGTGCGTGGTGCTATATTTGTCCTCAATAATTCTATATTAACCGAAATAGAGTGTGTTGAACATATTCTTTGTCGTTGCCTTTTGATTGGCACAAATGATAGAGAGACTTTGTTCAAATATATAGAAGCAGCTCTTGTACCCACGACGAACATGACATTCCAACAAACCTTAATAGGAATGAAGCCTGCACCTATTGTTGCTAGCTATGCCACAAGAGGTCCCTCACTCAACAATCCATGCATTTTGAAGCCAAATGTAATGGCACCTGGATCACAAACTCAGCAACCAACACCAGTATCTGAAAGTACCACGTTTCCAAACTTAGCCCATTCCACGTCTGCTTACACTTGCCGCTAACCACGATATACACCAAGTTGGTGCTGACACGTGGAGGAACCACAGCAAAGTTGGTTGCCAAGTATAGTCAAGATGTTCCAATTCTGTCGGTAGTTGTCCCACTTTTTAGTTTCTCTCCATTTCCTTTCTCAAATTCTGCCCCCCGTGTGCTGTGGACATGAATTTGTGTTGTTTTACTTACAAAAAGCTTGCAGAAGCTACAGATGGGTTCAAGGAAGAATTGGGAAAGGGTGCTTTTGGTATGGGTAATTTACtgctctcctttttctttttttttgtgtgtatggGTAATTCAAAATTAAGGTTGAAAATTGTTAATAATCAAATGGCTTGTGTACGATGATTTCTTGCTTTGTGCTAACTATGTGTTTATTTGGAGTAGATGGCAAAGTTGGCGTCTCTGCCGTCGTCATGCTTGTTCAGATATGAGGTGGAGTCGTTGAAGGAAATGAACAGGTTGGCTAAAGAACAGACAGAGTAATTCAGGGACGAGAGTCACGAGACGATTCAGTGAGGGTTTGGAAATCTGGGAGGTGGACGAGAGAGGAGCTCGAAGAAGCGGGTTGCATACGTTCAGGAATGAGCTTCTGTTAAATGAAATGGTGcgttttggaattttggaattATATGTGGCCAAACTCACCGTTTTGAACAGTGAGGGTAATTTTGGAACTTTGGCCTTTAAGTGGTCATATGAGCTGAACGTGACCCTCTTTCTGTCACTTTTGCCAAACTAAGTGGATGGAAGGTTCAAATTGAGACAAGTGGTTAACGTCAGGGGGGTAATCTACCAAAAATTGAACATTGGGTGTCAAATTGCCAATAGGTGGATACAttaggggggtaaagtgtattttccccttaaattatttatacatATGGGTTGTCATATATTTTAGGTGAAGATTTATAATTAATCCACATCTAAAGAAATTAGATCCAAGGACAaccaaatgattttttattggCTATGCAATAAACTTTAAGGGGTTCAAGTTTTAGTGTAGTAAACTTCAATGGATTTAGGTTTTATTATCATTCTTATAATTCTAGGTCAGTACCAAAGCAACCCTAGTTTGGAACATTGCAgagctgcaaataaagtcttacAATATTTGCAAAAAATCAAGGACTACATCTTGACTTATAGATATATTGACCATTTAAAGGAGGTTAATTATTCAGATTCAGATTTTGCTTATTGTTTAGATAACAGAGAAGTCTACTTCATCATATGTTTATATTATGGAATAATATACTTTAGTTACCTGAACTATCATTCATTTTGCAATTACACCTCTAacctttaaaaagtgacattaaGGTGCCACTCACTACCATCgtgtgtcaaattagacacttttAAGTGAACAAGGatattataagaatataattataaaagaagaaggCATTTTTTACATACTTTGGTAGCTTAATGGGTCACTTTAGCAAACTTAAAAATTTAGGgggttattttaaaatcggctGTTATTTAAGaggctttttttatatttttctcaaaactaTATATCCTGGAGATGCAGTTAGCAAACTATAGTTGCTATGTCTATTATGAAAGCAGAATTTAGTGCATGCAATGAATCATTTACACATGCATTATGGTTGAGAAATGTTTTTAAAGGTCTTGTCAATCTATAGCAGACATTATATATGTGATAACAATAAGCAGAAGTAAGCATATTAAGATAAAATATCTAAGTGTTAGAGAATATTAAGAGATATGAAGTGTCTATTGaacatataagtactgaattaatgattgagGATCCCACGACTAAAAGTTTGCCggtaaaaaactttaaaagtcATGTGGAATATATGAAACTAATTAATTCATTTTGTACTTAATTAGTTTCTCCCTAATTGGTATATAGACAAAAAGTTATTGTTATAAAGTTTTTGTGCACATGTATTATTTTTATCTGTTGGGATAAATAAAGTTATACCCGAATGGCTTATAAAAAGCCCATTCATAAAGTTTAATTGCCCATAAAGTATTCATTTACGGACTATTATGTATTGTAATATATGAAATGGATGACTTATTATGTAATGGTTTTACTGCcataattcataaaaataattttttatatgaaaggGAGCAATATTCCATGAATATATagttggaataaataaaattatggtcATTAATTAAAGATCACAACACCATAAGGAATTTATTTATGTGCTACAAGGGCAAAACGAGAGAATGTAAGGAATTTATTCAGAAAGCCTTGTAAACTAGGATTATACACGGATAATGTGATCCGACTCAAACTCATTGGTTCTCTGGACGTTGCTTCTCAAATCTGAACCCCTCTCGTCCCTGGATCCACTGGTTCTGTTAATTCTTTCCATCGCCACGTCAGTGGGGCTGCTTGCAGCAgatttctctcttttcaatATCAAGTATGTCAACAAGGATACGTAAAGCAACATTGTTATAAAAGCTAGTACTCCTGTGAGGATCGATCCGATCTTCGGCATCTGGTTACTCATCATTATCCATCCGATCAAAGTCGTACTCAAGAAATATAGGTTGATCCCAATCAAGCAACAGCACAGTAGCCATGAGACAAGATTTATCTACATGTGGTGGAAACACCAAAAGAAAATGTCATGCACCATGTAATTACCAAAAAGTTTTCTAAGAATTGCAAAATCTTACTACTGTTGGGTTCTTGTGGAGACCCATCTTGGCTTCACTGCTGGTGAACCTGAGGAGAGGAACCAATGCGAACGGCAGCTCGAATGATAAGATCATCTGAACATAAAAAGTGCCATGGATGAGTTTAGGAAGTAGTGATGGATTAAAAACTAGAACTAAATTTAATGTTGCTTGGTTTGGAATTACAGAAGCAACAATGATAAGTTTTGCAGCTCCCCGAGATCCGCCTAGGATGCATGCCACTAAACCTGGAGCGATGGCTATGCACCTAGTCAGTAAGTTTCTCAACCAGAGCTTCATCTTCAAATCTAAGAAACCCTGAAAACAGCATGCTTAATGCTTCATTAGTCTCTCTCAATTAAGCTAGCTTAAATATTTGTGTCTCTGAGGGAAAGCGATTCATGTATCAGCATGCACCTGCATAATGTACTGGCCAGCATAGGTTCCTGCAACAGTTGAACTCTGACCAGAAGCAAGCAAGGATATGGCATATAACTTCGAACTCCAGTTGCCAAGGGCATTCTAATACAACACAATAGTAAGTCGATCATAATAAAACCATCAGGAACCCCTTTCCCATGTTCTAGTTGGAAGCAAAAGAAATGTACGATAATGTTAAAGGAAAAATAGATACTAAGACCTTAAACAAGAAAGCGGCAGAATTCAGAGTGATATTCTTGCAATGAGCCCTGTTTTCTAAAGAGATATTTGGATCGGAGCAAATGCTACCAGTAACAGATACGATTGCCACATTGATGATGAACGATAGAAACAACGCTAGCCCGCTTTCTATCAAAAAGTGCTTGCTTGCacgctgagagagagagaggtgcttAGTTAAATAGATTTTTTAAGTAGTTGAAGGAAATAATTGAAAGTTTCAGCCACTTACCCTGATGTCATCATATGTGCGAGGGATTTTTCTTGATAAGACCAATGCTGAATGAAGAAAAAGATTGTGCCTGCAGTTGGATTATATAAGAACAATGGCTGATCGACAACCTAAGActtgttattttttatggtGCAACACCACTTAAAAGCACAAAACGGTcaatattctttttaattacttttatatcatgtcagaaaatattttcaaaaaaaagaaagaaaaaaaaagaaagaagaaacataCAGGAAGAACACATGCTTAGTGTAAATACTTGGGTGGATGCATATCATTAAGCTTCCCCAAATTATTTAAAGTTAGAAAACTAGAAATATGCTGTCTGAATTACGGCATGATGAGAGCTCCTAAAAGAGCTATGGCATCTGAGGTGGCCCCTTTCCGCTTCAACTTGGGAACAAACATTCCGGTCAGGATCTCCTTTGGACTAGGTCTGGCGTGTATCAGTACAGCCAAGAAGCAACCACCCACTATCATTACTAGCATACCAATGACAACTTCCAGCTTCCTTATCTAATTACAAACATAAAACACATGTCCCTTAGAACAGTACAAAATGAGGccagaaagaaaggaaaagagacaCTTTTGAGCTAAATATGTGAGTGATCAGTAGTCGCAGCAACTAACACCATATCGTTGCAGTCCAAGGAGGAGAAGAGTATTCAATCCAGCCAGCAGGACCCCACTCCACATGGGTATTTTAAGGAGTATGTTGAGAGCAAATGCCGTTCCTATCActgtaaaagtaaaataaatcacaacaacgtctatataattaattatatgttatTTTTGCTGCATTATTGTTAGCATCATGCAGAAGTTAAAGACTGTCAATACCTTCTGGGAGATCGCAAGCTATCACGGCAACCTCAGCAAGTATCCACAGGCAGTAATTCACTGGAGTTGGGTACTCTGCCTTGCAATGCTCAGCAAGATGCTTTCCTgtaagcaaatatatatataataaaaagtaagtaTTAGTATACAActaatatatatcattttttattttttttttgcatgaaaTTGTTTGAAATAAACATGCACGTCTTTGATCGAGTAGAGTACAGAGGGAAAACCTGTAGCCACCCCTAAATTTGCAGAACGAGACTGGATTATCAAAGCAAAGGTCAGCCCAACTAGCACGATCCATAGCAACTGCTTATATAATATGTAATAAGTGCACTAGAATccataagaagaagaagagaagtatatatccaaaacaaaattaaagagaaaattatTCCCTCCAAACTTCGCATTTACTCGATCTTTCAAGCTATTATTTCATTGTAAGTTATACATGCAATCCATTACATTTTGGCATTAAAATggatagaaaaaaatatatatatttgtacacAGTGACGcacatgataatttttttaacttaaaatacCCAAATTATCATctaattcttataaaaaaaacgaaaatatataaaaaagaaaaattcaataaCCTAAAAAGAATTAGAATGGTTGGCCCTTAAGGGGCAGAAGTTACCATGCCTTTAAGGTTGATGAGGCGGTTTGGCCACCAAAAACTGATTAGGCCATGGGTGGCCAAAATCATTAAGCTGGAGCGGCTAATCACCGGCCTCGATCTTcaactctttttatatatatatttttaaaaaagattactttattgcatttattttaaatttttaaaataattttttgcaaAGTTACGGATATGGCAACCCcctttttttgggatttttttttttaaaataagagcattttgaaaattaacaCATGTATATGGGACAATTTTGaaagttttgtataaaaaaatgcaCGTGAGCCATTTTccgtaaaaaaattacatgcagAATGGGCTTACATTAAAAATTTCCATAACTTTGTTAGAATACATtgctactttttaaaaatagacAAAAGTTACAAAGTGAAAAAGTTATTCAACTTTTAGAagagtaaaatgtatttttttttttttttccaatgaatAAGTAGAAATTTTCATTCAACAAAAGAGATTACAGACAGTCAGCAAAAGACCTCGTATTTATGGTCCGCACCAGCTTGTAAA
Above is a genomic segment from Alnus glutinosa chromosome 12, dhAlnGlut1.1, whole genome shotgun sequence containing:
- the LOC133851667 gene encoding metal transporter Nramp7.2-like; this translates as MALVRVQETPIWKTFLAFVGPGFLVCVAYLDPGNLQTDLQAGADHKYELLWIVLVGLTFALIIQSRSANLGVATGKHLAEHCKAEYPTPVNYCLWILAEVAVIACDLPEVIGTAFALNILLKIPMWSGVLLAGLNTLLLLGLQRYGIRKLEVVIGMLVMIVGGCFLAVLIHARPSPKEILTGMFVPKLKRKGATSDAIALLGALIMPHNLFLHSALVLSRKIPRTYDDIRRASKHFLIESGLALFLSFIINVAIVSVTGSICSDPNISLENRAHCKNITLNSAAFLFKNALGNWSSKLYAISLLASGQSSTVAGTYAGQYIMQGFLDLKMKLWLRNLLTRCIAIAPGLVACILGGSRGAAKLIIVASMILSFELPFALVPLLRFTSSEAKMGLHKNPTVINLVSWLLCCCLIGINLYFLSTTLIGWIMMSNQMPKIGSILTGVLAFITMLLYVSLLTYLILKREKSAASSPTDVAMERINRTSGSRDERGSDLRSNVQRTNEFESDHIIRV